TCGCCTCCCGAGCGGCGACTGCCGAGCCGGCGCCGCCGATCCGAGCGGGTCTGCCTGACGCCCGAGCGATCGCAGAGCTGGCCGAGTCACTCGATCGGCCGCCCGGAGGGGCCTGATGGCCAAGGACACCTGCCTCGAGTGCGGCAAGCCGTTTCCCGCCAACAAGGAGCTGGCGGCCGTGCCAAACGGGCGCCTCGTCGGGTTCGACCCCGATGCCAACCGCGTCTGGCGGATCTGCGCCAAGTGCCACCACTGGAACCTACTCGGCCCCGAGGCGTCTGCCGCCGCGATTCCCGAACTCACGGCGCGCGCTTCGATGGACTACCGAGCGCTGGGCCGGAGGGATTGGGGAAAGCGAAGGTCTCCAACAAGCTGGACCTGTACCGCGTGGGTGGGCCGCAGGAGCGGGCGGCGGCGAGCCTCGCGATCGCGTTGGCGAAGCGCGAGATGACGTCCAGCGCGGTCACGGGAATTTCGGTGACTCTGGTGGTCTTTGGCTCATTGCAGGTGTGGAGTCAGATCCTTGTGCTGCGCGCACTTGGGCTTGAATACGTCACGGGCATCTGCTTGTTCATGGGGATCAGCGGGCTCTTCCTCCCGTTCAAGGCGCGGAAACGCTGGGCCGATCGTTACCTCCCACTCCCCATGGCGCTGTTGGGTTTACTTCTGGCAGCAAACGGCTTTCTCACGACATCCTGGATACTCGCCTGCGTCCTTGCGGCGGTTGTGTTCGGAATTGCTTTCCGCTTCGAGAAGAAGTCCCCGAACGCGCTCGTCTGGACGCCTGGTCTTGATGACCTCGGCCTCAAGGAACGGTGGGGCGCCCCGGTGGCAGTGCGTGAGATACCATTTCTGCTCGACCCTCCCGATGTGAGCTCCACGGAAGCGACTGAGGCAAGTCTGCGGGCCGAGACACTCGGGAGCCTGCGTGCAGCGTTGGCACAAGTCTGTGAGGAACTCGGACAACCTGAAGGGCGCCTGGTGATCGCTGACCTTTCCAGAGAGCATCTCCTGCTACTGGCGATGGCGGCGCGCATCTCACAGGTGGAACCGCAGGCAGCGATTCGCTCGGGAGTAGCTGACGCCAAAGCAATTGCCGAGGAAGCCGAATCCCTCGACCACGCCCCTACCCTCCCAACACCTCGCGCACCTTCGTCGCCAACTCTTCCGGCGTGAACGGCTTCGGCAGGAACGGCACGTCGCCATGCTCGGCGGCCACGAGTTCTTCGCTGTAGCCCGACATCAGCAGCACCTTCATCTGCGGATGCCGCTCGCGAATCCGGCGCGACAGCTCGCCGCCGCCCATTCCCGGCATCACCATGTCGGTCAGCAGCATGTCGATCGTGCCGCCATGACTTGCATCCAGGGCCAGCGCCTCCGCCCCGCTCGCCGCACTGAGCACGACATACCCGAGCTGCGTCAGCACCCGATCGACGAGCTTTCGCACCTGCGCCTCATCCTCCGCGACCAGGATCGTCGCGCCACCAGCCGCCCGCTTCTCCGCCGCAGCTGCAGTGGCCGCCGACTCGGCTTCCGCCGCCGCCCGCGGGAAGACCAGCCGGAACAACGCCCCCTCCCCGACCGTCGACTGCACCTCGATCCGCCCGCCCGCCTGCTCCATGATGCCGTAACAGGTCGCCAGGCCGAGGCCGGTGCCCTGCCCCGCCGGCTTCGTCGTGAAGAACGGCTCGAAGAGGTGCGCCAGCACTTCCGGCGCGATGCCCTGGCCGGTATCGCGGAAGGTCAGGTGCACCTCATCGCGAATGGCCAACGCCTGGATGGTGAGCGTGCCGCCCTCGGGCATCGCATCCCGCGCGTTGACCGCCAAGTTGGTCAGCAACTGATCGCCCTGCGTCGGGTCGATGAGGATGGGGGCCGGGTCCGGAGAGAGGCGAATGCTGAGTGCGACACTGTCGCCCACCAGCTGCCGCAAGCGGCGATTCGCGTCGAGAATCAGCGCGTTGACGTCCACCACGCGCGGCTGGACCACCTGACGACGCGCGAACGCCAGCAACTGCGAGGTGAGGTCCGCCGCGCGGGCCGAGGAACGAACGATCTCCTGCACGTCGGCCAGCGCGTCGGGTTGATCAGCCACGCGCTCCTCGAGGAGGTGGCCGTAGCCGGAGATCGCGGTGATCAGGTTGTTGAAGTCGTGCGCGATCCCGCCGGCCAGTCGGCCGATCGACTCGAGCCGTGCCGCCCCGGTCAGCCGCCGTTCGAGCTTCCGCTGCTCCGTCACGTCGCGGATGATCATCAGGACGCAACGCATCCCGTCGATGTCAACGAGCCGACCCGCCAGACGGGTCTCGCGGACCGCGCCATCGGGACGCACCAGCGCGACGGCGAAATCCGTCAGCGTGCCGTCGCGCGAAATGGCCCGCACCATCGCCTCGCGGTCGGCCGGCGTCGGCCAGAGCTTCAGCTCCACGGCCGAGCGCCCGAGGACCTCGTCCCGACTCCGCCCCGTGAGCTCAACAAAGCCCTCGTTGACTTCGAGCAGCACGCCATCGGCGAAGCGGTCAGGCGACACCGTCCGGCGTCAGCGAAAAGAGTCGCGAGAACTTCTCCTCGCCCCGAAGGCGTTCCGCCTCGCGCGCGTGGTCGCGACGCCCCACCAGGACGATGGCCAATCCGCCGGCGAGAAGCACGAGGGCCCCCAACGCCGTACGCATCGGGAAGACGCGCTCCTGGATCGTCGCGTCCCAACCGCCAGCCGGCATCGCCAGCAATTGCCACTGTCGGCCCGAGAACGCGACCGATGCCCGGATGGCCAGACCATTCGTCCCGACCAGCGTGGAATCGCCGACGATCAGCGCGCCGCGTTCGTCGACGAGCGCGCTCCGGATATTGGGAAGATTCTCGAGCCCGGCCTCGACCGCGATCGGCGCCAGTCGCACCACCACGGCCGCCACGGCGATCACCGAGCCGTTCTCGGCACGGGCAGCGAGCCGCCCGACGAGCCCGGTCCCGCCCTGGTACAGCTCCGTGGGCCCCGGACACGACGATGCCCGGCTCGGTCAGCGCGCGCCGGAAGTCGGCAACCGTGCCCTCTCGCGAATCCTGCATCACGTTCCGACCGCTCGCCTGTTCATTGCCGAGCTGCGGCCAGATGTGCGTGATCGTTCCGTCGGGAGCGACGAACTGCACCGCGAGCACGCTGGGCACATCCTGAAGGATGTCCTGCGCGAAGCGGTCGAACTCCTCCGCCCGATCGGGCTTGTCCCAGTGAATCTCGAGGAAGGAAGAGAGCCCGTGCAACAACGCCATCCGACCGCGCAATGACGTCTCGAGCGCCGTGGCCGTCGGCACCACCTCGTTGCGCACCGACTCACGCAGCAGTTCGGTGCGCACCCCGGCGTACCAGCGGTCGGCGGAGATGGCGATCGCGCCGGTGACGGCGACCACGATCAACGCCGTCGTCCAGGCCGAGAAACCAGCACCCCCCCGACGGCGTTCACCGCGGGGGGGCAAAGGGGCCGGAGGGGCCGGGGTCACCATCAGAGAGCTCGGACCGCCAACGTCACGTTGTGGCCGCCGAAGCCGAAGGAGCCTGGAGAGCGCGACCCGGACGGGCTGGCTCCGGTTTCACATTCGGCACGCAATCCAGGTCGCACTCGGGATCGGGATCATCGTTGTTGATGGTCGGCGGGACTTCTCCGGTGCGGGCCACCAGCAGGGACACGACGGCCTCGATCGCGCCGGCCGCGCCCAGCGCGTGTCCGGTCATCGACTTGGTCGAGGCAAAGATGAGCCGCTTCGCCTGGTCGCCGAAGACCGCCTTCACGGCGTTCGTCTCGGCAATGTCACCTTGCGGCGTCGAGGTACCGTGGGCGTTGATGTAGTCGACCTCGTCGAGGGCGATGTTCCCGCTTTCCAGGCACATCTGCATCGCCTGCATCGCGCCATGACCGTCCGACGGCGGTGAGGTGATGTGATAGGCGTCACCCGACGCGCCGTAGCCGATGACCTCGCCGAGGATCGTCGCGCCGCGGGCCTTGGCGTGCTCGTATTCCTCGAGCACCATCATCCCGGCACCATCGGCGAGGACAAAGCCGTCACGACCACGATCGAACGGGCGTGACGCCCTGGCCGGCTCGTCGTTGCGCGTGGAGAGCGCCTTCATGTTGCCAAACGCCGCCACCGTCAGGCCGGTGATCGCGGCCTCGCAGCCGCCCGCCAGCATCACGTCGGAGATGCCACCCTTGATCAACTGCCACGACGTCCTGATGGCGTGGGCGCCCGAGGCGCATGCCGAGACGGTGGCGAAGTTGGGGCCGCGGAGGTTGTAGCGAATGGACGCCAATCCCGCCGCGATGTACGGGATGAACATCGGGACGAAGAACGGCGAGACGCGGTCGGGCCCCTTGGTGAGGTAGGCCTCGACGTTGTCGGTGAAGGTCTGCATGCCGCCGATGCCGGCCCTGATGATGCAGCCGGCCTTGGCGGGATTGATGCTGCCCGGCTCCGCGAGTCCGGCCTGCACCATCGCCTGATGGGCGGCGGCCAGGCCGTACTGCGCGAAGAGATCGTAGCGTCGTGCTTCCTTCTTGTCGATGTAGGGAGCGGATCGAACCCCTT
The DNA window shown above is from Gemmatimonadota bacterium and carries:
- a CDS encoding response regulator, whose protein sequence is MSPDRFADGVLLEVNEGFVELTGRSRDEVLGRSAVELKLWPTPADREAMVRAISRDGTLTDFAVALVRPDGAVRETRLAGRLVDIDGMRCVLMIIRDVTEQRKLERRLTGAARLESIGRLAGGIAHDFNNLITAISGYGHLLEERVADQPDALADVQEIVRSSARAADLTSQLLAFARRQVVQPRVVDVNALILDANRRLRQLVGDSVALSIRLSPDPAPILIDPTQGDQLLTNLAVNARDAMPEGGTLTIQALAIRDEVHLTFRDTGQGIAPEVLAHLFEPFFTTKPAGQGTGLGLATCYGIMEQAGGRIEVQSTVGEGALFRLVFPRAAAEAESAATAAAAEKRAAGGATILVAEDEAQVRKLVDRVLTQLGYVVLSAASGAEALALDASHGGTIDMLLTDMVMPGMGGGELSRRIRERHPQMKVLLMSGYSEELVAAEHGDVPFLPKPFTPEELATKVREVLGG